One genomic window of Plasmodium coatneyi strain Hackeri chromosome 12, complete sequence includes the following:
- a CDS encoding Ubiquitin-like protein ATG12 encodes MSDSVIRYFPNFEKKPDMRESLFSRRNRKVKIAFKSISGTAVLKKNKILINGNETLESVLNFLKKVFNRNEHIYLYINNTIKPNLDDFLADLYDLYQVSNCLNISYSFTPAY; translated from the exons ATGTCAGACTCGGTGATACGTTATTTTCCCAACTTTGAGAAGAAGCCGGATATGCGCGAGAGCTTGTTCTCCAGGAGGAATAGAAAAG TCAAGATCGCCTTCAAAAGCATCAGCGGAACGgccgttttgaaaaaaaacaaaatactTATTAACGGAAACGAAACACTTGAATCTGTGCTGAATTTCCTCAAGAAAGTGTTTAACAGGAATGAGCACATC tATCTGTATATTAACAACACCATAAAGCCAAACCTCGATGATTTCCTTGCCGATCTTTACGAT ctGTATCAAGTTTCGAACTGTCTAAACATCTCATATAGTTTTACCCCCGCGTATTAA